Proteins found in one Arthrobacter sp. U41 genomic segment:
- a CDS encoding transglutaminase-like domain-containing protein: MSTATPMRPRNNQPAGRSALIGATPPWHVALDAGALTVLLGLGVLGFSLSFGGDPYYLVAGFGGVLLGLALAAANVHFRLGLLITAALTLGVYLVFGTALAVPEASIAGVLPTLDSLRTLLLGVVFAWKDMLTVGVPVGTAGGTLIVPFLSSLLTALAAGLLIWRLKSPYWPLLPVLVLFVTGIAFSTSSGFLTVERGISLTVVAIAWATFRRDALRRSDTRKVSVNRPETDEAAARAAGLRRLGTAAAVIAVAVGITAVASPLVTASDDRRVLRNTIVPPFDPKDYVTPLASFRNFVKDKKDDNLFVVKGLPRDARVRLAALDSFNGTNYNMDPNGSGSFSKVGDAKSINTLADSTGIVPTTNYALDITIEDYQGYFLPGGSKTTGISFARDGSGAASGLYFNAGTDTAVTTRGLAKGDAYRVQVADPATLEHGQLTQYDFARMSLPAPAEVPPVVGSQANDLAADAPTAIDRVRQIEAHFQKKGAFSNGLIADGQLPSVSGHGANRIRSLLTAKQMLGDDEQYAVSMALMLRHLGIPSRVVMGFYPDPKSPENGAGEVIITGKDVHAWVEVAFDRVGWVSFDPTPPKDNVPIPPDPENKSKPKPQVLQPPPPPQEPADLPPDSSPDALDADEKKNNPWLFWGPLLAAVGLALVPIGILALPLLLIALLKSRRRKARFNDGHPAQRVGGGWNEVVSLATDLGAGVDQRATRRESAVVLADAFPASRGTTTLLAHRADAAIFGAGQPSEDEVRQYWETVDGSLKEMTGTLGYWGRQRARFSPRSLLADGRAALKLRSLTPGLSGRKRAVPAVTGQPAGTVESGPAAEDFVAAADAAADTSQTARKNRNEP; the protein is encoded by the coding sequence ATGAGCACCGCAACCCCCATGCGGCCCCGCAACAACCAGCCAGCGGGGCGTTCGGCCCTGATCGGCGCCACCCCGCCCTGGCATGTCGCGCTCGACGCCGGTGCCCTCACCGTCCTGCTCGGCCTCGGTGTGCTCGGTTTCAGCCTCAGCTTCGGCGGGGACCCGTACTACCTGGTCGCCGGCTTCGGCGGCGTCCTGCTGGGCCTGGCCCTGGCCGCGGCCAACGTGCACTTCCGCCTGGGCCTGCTGATCACCGCCGCCCTGACCCTGGGCGTCTACCTCGTCTTCGGCACCGCCCTCGCGGTCCCGGAGGCCTCCATCGCCGGCGTCCTGCCCACGCTGGACTCGCTGCGCACCCTGCTGCTCGGCGTCGTGTTCGCCTGGAAGGACATGCTCACCGTCGGTGTGCCGGTCGGCACCGCCGGCGGCACCCTGATCGTGCCGTTCCTCAGCTCGCTCCTCACCGCGCTGGCGGCCGGGCTGCTGATCTGGCGGCTGAAAAGCCCGTACTGGCCGCTGCTGCCGGTGCTGGTGCTGTTCGTCACCGGCATCGCCTTCAGCACGAGCTCAGGTTTCCTCACGGTCGAACGCGGCATCTCGCTCACGGTGGTCGCGATCGCCTGGGCCACCTTCCGCCGGGACGCGCTCCGCCGCAGCGACACCCGCAAGGTCTCCGTCAACCGGCCGGAAACGGACGAGGCCGCAGCCCGCGCCGCCGGACTGCGCCGGCTGGGCACCGCCGCTGCGGTGATCGCCGTCGCCGTCGGGATCACCGCCGTCGCATCCCCGCTGGTCACCGCCAGTGACGACCGGCGCGTCCTGCGCAACACGATCGTCCCGCCGTTCGATCCGAAGGACTACGTCACACCGCTGGCGAGCTTCCGCAACTTCGTCAAGGACAAAAAGGACGACAACCTCTTCGTCGTCAAAGGACTGCCCAGGGACGCCCGGGTGCGGCTCGCCGCGCTCGATTCGTTCAACGGCACCAACTACAACATGGACCCGAACGGCTCCGGCAGCTTCAGCAAAGTGGGGGACGCCAAATCCATCAACACCCTCGCGGACTCCACCGGGATCGTGCCGACCACCAACTACGCCCTGGACATCACCATCGAGGACTACCAGGGCTACTTCCTGCCCGGCGGCAGCAAAACCACCGGGATCAGTTTCGCCCGTGACGGCTCCGGGGCCGCGTCCGGCCTGTACTTCAACGCCGGCACGGACACGGCCGTGACCACCCGGGGGCTGGCCAAGGGCGACGCCTACCGGGTCCAGGTCGCCGACCCCGCCACCCTGGAACACGGGCAGCTGACGCAATACGACTTTGCCCGGATGTCCCTGCCGGCCCCCGCCGAGGTGCCGCCCGTCGTCGGCTCCCAGGCCAACGACCTCGCCGCGGACGCCCCCACCGCCATTGACCGGGTGCGCCAGATCGAGGCGCACTTCCAGAAGAAGGGCGCCTTCAGCAACGGCCTGATCGCCGACGGCCAGTTGCCCAGCGTTTCCGGCCACGGCGCCAACCGCATCCGCAGCCTGCTCACCGCCAAGCAGATGCTCGGCGACGACGAACAGTACGCCGTCTCGATGGCACTGATGCTGCGGCACCTTGGCATCCCCTCCCGGGTGGTGATGGGGTTCTACCCGGACCCCAAGAGCCCGGAAAACGGCGCCGGCGAAGTGATAATCACCGGCAAGGACGTCCATGCCTGGGTCGAAGTCGCCTTCGACCGGGTGGGCTGGGTGTCCTTCGACCCCACCCCGCCGAAGGACAATGTGCCGATCCCGCCGGATCCGGAGAACAAGTCCAAACCCAAGCCGCAGGTGCTGCAGCCCCCGCCGCCGCCGCAGGAGCCCGCGGACCTCCCGCCGGACTCCTCACCGGATGCGCTGGACGCCGACGAGAAGAAGAACAACCCCTGGCTGTTCTGGGGCCCCCTCCTCGCGGCGGTCGGCCTCGCGCTCGTCCCGATCGGGATCCTGGCGCTGCCGCTGCTGCTGATCGCACTGCTCAAGTCCCGGCGCCGCAAGGCACGCTTCAACGACGGCCACCCGGCGCAGCGCGTCGGCGGCGGCTGGAACGAAGTCGTCAGCCTCGCGACCGACCTCGGCGCCGGCGTGGACCAGCGCGCCACCCGGCGCGAATCCGCCGTCGTGCTCGCCGACGCCTTCCCGGCCAGCCGGGGAACCACAACACTGCTGGCCCACCGTGCCGACGCCGCGATCTTCGGTGCCGGCCAGCCGAGCGAGGACGAGGTCCGGCAGTACTGGGAGACCGTGGACGGCTCGCTCAAGGAGATGACCGGGACGCTCGGGTACTGGGGACGCCAGCGCGCCCGGTTCTCGCCGCGCTCGCTGCTGGCCGACGGCCGGGCCGCGCTGAAACTGCGGAGCCTCACGCCAGGGCTGTCCGGCAGGAAGCGCGCCGTGCCCGCCGTTACGGGCCAACCCGCAGGTACAGTGGAGTCCGGCCCGGCAGCAGAGGACTTTGTTGCTGCTGCCGATGCCGCAGCCGACACCAGCCAGACCGCCAGGAAGAACCGCAACGAGCCATGA
- a CDS encoding RDD family protein, producing MTDDAEHCPRCQQPLRPGAAFCTSCGTPLSNRSARNTRNLREDPQAGLIPGSIPVTQGPGSGRGQGGGPAMPNKLELVPAAAGKRLGAAVLDWLPPVTILTVLLAVGFAGITRTQSGGFIVYGTSSLLLFGGIGAGLTVIYAVVLASLEARSGVTLGNRLMGLRSTDADGYAPGGGAVFLRGLITGAGVLLAVVAAAAVVVFQWFGVALLVLGPLQFLGAAWAVLVVLSSTWDRNGQLRGWHDTAAKTLVFDVKAGRNPITTGGIRGPYSFAPMDLPPVRQVASPLAGAPAAASSTAVPNPNQWQPPGVLRPAPAAVQEPAMVPRPAAELPAGVQQPTGLPPVAKTASFAPSVQSITFPPENHPDDDHDRTQVRGDTHAPVTVAMLRIRLDDGRDVELDRSVLIGRNPAGHPGEDSVQLIPVADPGRSISKTHLHLLAGNGGVWVTDRNSTNGSAVTTPDAIRTALAAGEPTHVRPGSTVHFGDRSFYLGQA from the coding sequence ATGACCGACGACGCCGAGCACTGCCCGCGCTGCCAGCAGCCGCTCCGCCCGGGGGCCGCCTTCTGTACCTCCTGCGGCACGCCGCTGAGCAACCGGTCCGCGCGGAACACCCGCAACCTGCGGGAGGATCCGCAGGCCGGCCTGATCCCCGGTAGTATCCCCGTAACGCAGGGCCCGGGTTCGGGCCGCGGACAAGGGGGAGGTCCTGCCATGCCGAACAAGCTTGAACTGGTTCCCGCTGCTGCCGGAAAACGGCTGGGGGCCGCAGTGCTGGACTGGCTGCCGCCGGTGACCATCCTGACGGTCCTGCTGGCGGTCGGGTTCGCCGGCATCACCCGCACCCAGAGCGGGGGCTTCATCGTGTACGGCACCTCGTCCCTGCTGCTCTTCGGCGGCATCGGCGCGGGCCTGACCGTAATCTACGCGGTGGTCCTCGCCTCGCTCGAGGCCCGGTCCGGTGTCACCCTCGGCAACCGCCTGATGGGCCTGCGCAGCACGGATGCCGACGGTTACGCCCCGGGCGGTGGCGCGGTGTTCCTCCGCGGCCTCATCACCGGCGCCGGAGTGCTGCTGGCCGTGGTCGCCGCCGCCGCAGTTGTGGTCTTCCAGTGGTTCGGCGTCGCCCTGCTGGTGCTCGGGCCGCTCCAGTTCCTCGGCGCGGCCTGGGCCGTCCTCGTGGTGCTCTCCAGCACCTGGGACCGCAACGGCCAACTCCGGGGCTGGCACGACACCGCCGCCAAAACCCTCGTCTTCGATGTCAAGGCCGGGCGCAATCCGATCACGACCGGCGGCATCCGGGGCCCCTACAGCTTCGCGCCGATGGACCTCCCCCCGGTCCGGCAGGTCGCCTCACCGCTGGCAGGCGCCCCGGCCGCCGCATCGTCAACTGCCGTGCCCAACCCCAACCAGTGGCAGCCGCCCGGGGTGCTGCGGCCCGCCCCTGCCGCCGTGCAGGAGCCGGCGATGGTGCCCCGGCCCGCCGCGGAGCTGCCGGCAGGGGTGCAGCAGCCAACCGGCCTGCCGCCGGTGGCCAAAACGGCGTCATTCGCGCCGTCGGTGCAGAGCATAACCTTCCCGCCGGAGAACCACCCGGACGACGACCACGACCGCACCCAGGTCCGCGGCGACACACATGCCCCGGTCACCGTGGCCATGCTCCGGATCCGGCTGGACGACGGCCGCGACGTCGAACTGGACCGCTCCGTGCTGATCGGCAGGAACCCCGCCGGGCACCCCGGCGAGGACTCCGTCCAGCTCATCCCGGTTGCCGATCCCGGCCGTTCCATTTCCAAGACCCACCTCCATCTCCTTGCCGGAAACGGGGGAGTCTGGGTGACGGACCGCAACTCCACCAACGGCAGCGCCGTCACCACCCCCGACGCCATCCGCACCGCCCTCGCGGCGGGGGAGCCCACCCACGTCCGCCCAGGCTCCACCGTGCACTTCGGTGACCGCTCCTTCTACCTAGGACAGGCATGA
- a CDS encoding PP2C family protein-serine/threonine phosphatase, with translation MNPQPAAVPPSPGSDTSPGGASSLRLNCGYGTDRGLRREMNEDSFIASDPVFAVADGMGGHEAGEIASGICVRTLARIPQLASGERDATAGVVQEYLLLADESIREATGSRAGTTLSGVVVVEQMGVPYWLVLNIGDSRTYRLSQGKLKQVSVDHSEVQELVDAGQITPAEAAVHPRRHVVTRALGTGDETEADYWLLPIEEGDRILVCSDGLNGELEDNQISNILRSEADPQRAVDELIQAALRSGGRDNVTCIVLDATNVASDDGSAQTTPRSAAAAEDEDTLPRTDALDLAPDGELVSGEPAAAPAEGKDPNDGR, from the coding sequence ATGAATCCCCAGCCGGCCGCCGTTCCGCCCTCACCCGGTTCCGACACTTCCCCGGGCGGTGCCTCCAGCCTGCGGCTCAACTGCGGCTACGGCACCGACCGCGGCCTGCGCCGCGAAATGAACGAGGATTCCTTCATCGCCTCCGACCCCGTCTTCGCAGTCGCGGACGGCATGGGCGGGCATGAGGCCGGCGAGATCGCCAGCGGCATTTGCGTGCGCACGCTCGCCCGGATCCCGCAGCTGGCGAGCGGGGAGCGTGACGCCACCGCCGGCGTCGTGCAGGAGTACCTGCTGCTGGCCGACGAGAGCATCCGAGAGGCCACCGGCTCCCGTGCCGGGACCACACTTTCCGGCGTTGTGGTGGTGGAGCAGATGGGCGTCCCGTACTGGCTGGTCCTCAATATCGGCGACTCCCGGACCTACCGGCTGAGCCAGGGCAAGCTCAAGCAGGTCAGCGTCGACCACTCCGAGGTCCAGGAACTTGTCGACGCCGGGCAGATCACCCCCGCGGAGGCCGCCGTGCACCCGCGCCGGCACGTCGTCACCCGTGCGCTGGGCACCGGCGACGAGACGGAGGCCGACTACTGGCTGCTGCCCATCGAGGAAGGAGACCGGATCCTGGTCTGCTCCGACGGTCTCAACGGCGAACTCGAAGATAACCAGATCTCCAATATCCTGCGCTCCGAGGCGGACCCTCAGAGGGCCGTGGACGAACTCATCCAGGCGGCCCTGCGCAGCGGCGGCCGGGACAACGTCACCTGCATCGTGCTGGACGCCACCAATGTCGCCAGCGACGACGGCTCCGCCCAGACAACGCCGCGCAGTGCCGCCGCCGCGGAGGACGAGGACACCCTGCCCCGGACGGATGCCCTCGACCTCGCCCCCGACGGCGAACTGGTTTCCGGGGAACCGGCCGCTGCACCGGCCGAGGGCAAGGACCCGAATGATGGCAGGTAA
- a CDS encoding FHA domain-containing protein: MMAGNNDAAARYTPGSWLGVVRSGTVVLLRPDSPAGLVESVWELLGTSPQVHEVLDAVTSASGGSLARLPWFAIVDSRSAVQFFLRGGIDLTVDLPSGPVELSGRDVTTWTERRFAAAAGFSLTVPGADATGASGAGLDLPLTDGVVLLRGLRVNFAGAAAPEVVSPAVTAATAVPAPLPETAFPATALPAEVPADADAAAADEVLAAAEADIAAELREHGASAETVLEFPGEDLEFDGTLHEEPAPEPAEQEPTGSYDHLWEQTVMRNIEDAAVREDPDADAEPALESAAPESAALESAAPESAAPESAAPESALESAAPESASAAEPPAAPRTAVPAGLIDSVPWLTGTGTGTGSGRPPSAGSSGQPQPPAAPLPPAAPQAPDRQVPAAQPDAQPDAQPDADADHDGQTVMKSDLAGSAQRPASAQRPSTGPGTEPATGPMVLARVCPQGHANPSTYSHCGRCGEPLPGDGVQVRRPRLGRMRVSTGGLIDLDQSLIVGRQPSVSRVQGAVMPKLVQVASPSGDISRSHVEVRLEGWHVMLCDLKATNGTVLVREGQSPRRLARGEMAILLDGDIAEVGDGISLRFEEIP; the protein is encoded by the coding sequence ATGATGGCAGGTAACAACGACGCTGCGGCGCGCTACACGCCCGGCAGCTGGCTCGGTGTGGTGCGCTCCGGAACCGTGGTCCTGCTGCGCCCGGACAGCCCGGCCGGCCTTGTTGAATCGGTGTGGGAACTGCTCGGTACCAGTCCGCAGGTGCACGAAGTGCTCGACGCCGTAACCTCGGCCTCGGGCGGTTCGCTGGCCCGGCTGCCGTGGTTCGCGATCGTGGACAGCCGCAGCGCCGTGCAGTTCTTCCTGCGCGGCGGGATCGACCTGACGGTGGACCTGCCCTCCGGCCCGGTGGAACTGAGCGGCCGCGACGTGACCACCTGGACGGAGCGGCGCTTCGCCGCGGCGGCCGGATTCAGCCTGACCGTCCCCGGTGCCGACGCCACCGGCGCGTCGGGCGCCGGGCTGGACCTTCCGCTGACTGACGGTGTGGTCCTGCTCCGGGGCCTGCGGGTCAATTTTGCCGGCGCGGCCGCACCGGAGGTGGTCTCCCCGGCTGTCACGGCGGCAACAGCCGTGCCCGCACCACTTCCCGAAACAGCCTTCCCCGCAACAGCCCTTCCGGCGGAAGTTCCCGCCGACGCGGACGCCGCGGCGGCGGACGAAGTGCTGGCCGCAGCGGAAGCGGACATCGCCGCCGAACTGCGCGAGCACGGCGCCTCCGCGGAGACCGTGCTGGAGTTCCCCGGCGAGGACCTGGAGTTCGACGGAACCCTGCACGAGGAACCGGCACCGGAGCCGGCCGAGCAGGAGCCGACGGGCAGCTACGACCACCTCTGGGAACAGACCGTGATGCGGAACATCGAAGACGCCGCGGTCCGTGAGGACCCCGATGCCGACGCCGAACCCGCCCTCGAATCCGCCGCCCCCGAATCCGCCGCCCTCGAATCCGCCGCCCCCGAATCCGCCGCCCCCGAATCCGCCGCCCCCGAATCCGCCCTCGAATCCGCCGCCCCCGAATCCGCGTCCGCCGCGGAACCGCCGGCGGCACCGCGCACTGCGGTCCCCGCCGGACTGATCGACTCCGTGCCCTGGCTCACCGGCACCGGCACCGGCACCGGCAGCGGCCGCCCGCCGTCGGCCGGGTCTTCCGGGCAGCCGCAGCCGCCCGCGGCACCGCTGCCTCCGGCTGCCCCGCAGGCGCCGGACCGGCAGGTCCCGGCCGCGCAGCCCGACGCGCAGCCCGACGCGCAGCCCGACGCGGATGCCGACCACGACGGCCAGACGGTCATGAAGAGCGATCTGGCGGGGTCCGCCCAGCGGCCCGCCAGCGCCCAGCGCCCGTCCACAGGACCGGGCACGGAACCGGCCACCGGGCCCATGGTGCTGGCCCGGGTCTGCCCGCAGGGACACGCCAACCCGTCCACCTACTCGCACTGCGGCCGCTGCGGAGAGCCGCTGCCCGGCGACGGCGTCCAGGTCCGCCGGCCCCGGCTGGGCCGGATGCGCGTGTCCACCGGCGGGCTGATCGACCTGGACCAGTCGCTCATTGTGGGACGCCAGCCCTCGGTGTCGCGTGTCCAGGGCGCCGTGATGCCCAAGCTGGTCCAGGTGGCCAGCCCCAGCGGGGACATCTCCCGCTCGCACGTGGAGGTCCGGCTCGAGGGCTGGCACGTGATGCTGTGCGACCTCAAGGCAACCAACGGCACCGTGCTGGTCCGCGAAGGCCAGTCCCCGCGCCGCCTGGCCCGGGGCGAGATGGCCATCCTGCTCGACGGCGACATCGCGGAAGTCGGCGACGGCATCTCGCTGCGCTTTGAGGAGATCCCGTGA
- a CDS encoding serine/threonine-protein kinase, which translates to MSSKRPVAPPPLIPGFTYISLLGSGGFSDVYLYEQDRPRRKVAVKVLLSDLKTEGARRRFESEANLMAQLSSHPYIVTIFEAEVTDSGHSYLAMEYCSRPSLDVRYRRQRFSVDEVLAVGIQVASAVETAHRAGIAHRDIKPANILVTDYNRPALTDFGISGTLAGDQDEDAGMSIPWSPPEQFTGHHIDGVLVDVWALGATLYTLLAGRSPFVLPGADNSQRELISRITSLPVPKLGRADVPESLELALSTAMAKAAASRYSSAHAFGLALQRIQAELNLSVTPFEVLEEPRAEENHSDDGFEETRVRSVAAIDPDATGNAPTFPSRVAGADTGVTADNATTFNNATIQRRPALPGFDAPGTSNTAGGPAAPDDDLAATVNRSSAADQASGRDGAGEYPAGHGRRNLLLSVVGGTVVVTAVVLGIVAGTTRPEPAPKATDQISRPPADALDNGTVPDVTGLAGTAGPAGKISFSWTNPQPKPGDSYKWRVHTLQGGGQYQAAAEPRAEMAANPAEPSCIQVMIVRSDGASSPLGPDSIACVSK; encoded by the coding sequence GTGAGCTCAAAACGGCCCGTAGCCCCGCCGCCACTCATTCCGGGCTTCACCTACATCAGCCTGCTCGGCTCCGGCGGCTTCTCCGACGTCTACCTCTACGAGCAGGACCGGCCGCGCCGCAAGGTGGCCGTCAAGGTGCTGCTCTCGGACCTCAAAACCGAGGGCGCCCGCCGCCGCTTCGAGTCCGAAGCGAACCTGATGGCGCAGCTGTCCTCCCACCCCTATATCGTGACGATCTTCGAAGCCGAGGTCACCGACTCCGGGCACTCCTACCTGGCCATGGAGTACTGCTCCCGCCCCAGCCTCGACGTCCGCTACCGGCGGCAGCGCTTCAGCGTGGACGAGGTCCTCGCCGTCGGCATCCAGGTGGCCTCCGCCGTCGAGACCGCCCACCGGGCCGGAATCGCCCACCGTGACATCAAACCCGCCAACATCCTGGTCACGGACTACAACAGGCCGGCCCTGACCGACTTCGGCATCTCCGGAACCCTCGCCGGGGACCAGGACGAGGACGCGGGCATGTCCATCCCGTGGTCCCCGCCCGAACAGTTCACCGGCCACCACATCGACGGCGTCCTGGTCGACGTCTGGGCACTCGGCGCCACGCTCTACACCCTGCTGGCCGGCCGGTCCCCGTTCGTGCTGCCGGGCGCCGACAACTCCCAGCGCGAACTGATCTCACGCATCACCAGCCTCCCGGTGCCGAAACTGGGCCGCGCCGACGTGCCGGAATCCCTCGAACTGGCCCTCTCCACTGCGATGGCCAAGGCCGCCGCCTCCCGCTACTCCTCGGCCCATGCCTTCGGCCTGGCCCTGCAGCGGATCCAGGCCGAACTGAACCTCTCCGTGACGCCGTTCGAGGTCCTGGAAGAGCCGCGCGCGGAGGAAAACCACTCCGACGACGGCTTCGAGGAAACCCGCGTCCGCAGCGTTGCCGCAATCGACCCGGACGCCACCGGCAACGCCCCCACCTTCCCGTCGCGGGTTGCCGGCGCGGACACCGGCGTCACGGCCGACAACGCCACCACCTTCAACAACGCGACCATCCAGCGCCGGCCGGCACTGCCCGGTTTCGACGCGCCCGGCACCTCCAACACTGCCGGCGGCCCCGCAGCCCCCGATGACGACCTGGCCGCCACGGTCAACCGCTCCAGCGCGGCGGATCAGGCAAGCGGCCGGGACGGTGCGGGGGAGTACCCGGCCGGGCACGGCCGCCGGAACCTGCTGCTCTCGGTCGTCGGCGGCACCGTGGTGGTGACCGCCGTCGTCCTCGGCATCGTGGCGGGCACCACCCGGCCCGAGCCGGCGCCCAAAGCCACCGACCAGATCAGCAGGCCTCCCGCGGACGCCCTGGACAACGGCACCGTCCCGGACGTCACCGGGCTGGCCGGGACGGCCGGACCGGCCGGGAAAATCAGCTTCAGCTGGACCAACCCGCAGCCCAAACCGGGGGACAGCTACAAGTGGCGGGTCCACACGCTGCAGGGCGGCGGGCAGTACCAGGCCGCCGCAGAGCCGAGGGCAGAAATGGCGGCGAACCCCGCCGAGCCCAGCTGCATCCAGGTGATGATCGTCCGCAGCGACGGGGCCTCCTCACCGCTGGGTCCGGACTCCATCGCGTGCGTCAGCAAATAG